CCTCCTGCCATACCACCACACCATGTCCGGCTTATGCTCAAAAACATGAAAACGATAAGGCCCATCAGGAAAAGATTGACTTCCATCAAAACAATCTGACTCTTCACCAACAATAAAATTAAGATAATCAGATATTATTTTTATAATTTTTGAATTTTTTCTAGTTTTGAAATGTAAATTCAAAAATTATTTACGATGAAGAAATTAGCCATTGTTTTGCTTCTTGCTTTTGTTTTGGGTATTACATTTTCATCTTGTAAGAGCCAGAATTGTCCTGCTTATGAAAATGATGTTACTGCAACCACAAATGATAACGCAAGCTTAAACACAAGCTCATCCTGATCATACCGGATCAGACAAACTTGTTTTTATTTTTTCTTTATAACCAATGAATATTGGGGTGAAGGTGTATTTGTTGTATCTCTCCGGGAAAGCAGTCCTGTTTTTATTTCCCTGTCATTGTTTTAAAAGTTATTATAACCTGCATTATCCTTACCGCAGCTTTAGCTGCAAACGAATTTTTCATAGCCTGATGGTATCGTTCTCAAAGTTAAGCAATTTAACTTTTTTTTGAACCACAAAGACACATAGGAAACATAGGAGTTCACATAGATTTATTATTCCTCAGGCAATTCAGAAAACAAATTGTTAACCAAGGTTCTTTGGCCCTCTTTAAAAATATTCACACAATGAAAATTGATTAGAATTCCCTTGGGTTTTTCCAACATTTGCATATACGAAAGCAAGATTGCATCATGGATGGGTAATAATCCTTCCTGCGCCTTTAATTCAACACAAAGAACATCTTCCACTAAAACATCCAGTCTTAATTCTGCTTCCAATTCTAAACCTTTATATTGAAGGGGTACCCATACTTGATTTTTGTAATTAATTCCTCTAATTTTTAATTCTCTCAATAAACATTTTTCATAAATGCTTTCCAGCAGTCCCGGACCTAAATATTTATGTACTTCAATGGCACATCCTATGACTTTATAGGTGAGCTCATCTAAGTATTTCTTTGTTACTTTCCATATTTTTATTATTTCTATGTGTCATCCTATGTATACTATGTACCCCCGCCTGCTACGGGGCAGGTATGTGGTTCAGAAAACAGTATTCCAATAAATCTTTTCGTGTAGCCTAAACCAAATATCATTCTAAATATATAAGAACTTTTGTTCCTAAAATTATTTTATTGAACACACATATAGGAAAGATAAGATTTCACATAGATTTATCATTTGTCAAAACTTTGCTAAAAAAACAAAATTTTTAGAAGTGATAGCATAAATTTTTATAAATATGAAAAAAATTTAGTTCACCTAAGTCGCTGTCGGAGATAGGAATAATTCTTGAATTATTCGGGCTAAACGATACCGGAAAAG
The sequence above is drawn from the Bacteroidales bacterium genome and encodes:
- a CDS encoding GxxExxY protein, encoding MWKVTKKYLDELTYKVIGCAIEVHKYLGPGLLESIYEKCLLRELKIRGINYKNQVWVPLQYKGLELEAELRLDVLVEDVLCVELKAQEGLLPIHDAILLSYMQMLEKPKGILINFHCVNIFKEGQRTLVNNLFSELPEE